Proteins encoded together in one Clostridiaceae bacterium window:
- the metA gene encoding homoserine O-succinyltransferase, whose protein sequence is MPIKIPDNLPAMEILSNENIFVMGYERAFHQDIRPLRIAILNIMPTKIATETQLLRLLSNTPLQVDIVLLHPASYTSKNTPAEHLETFYKTFNEVKDEKFDGLVITGAPVENMDFEEVAYWEELKEIMEWSKTSVFSTLHICWGAQAGLYYHYKIPKYPLKEKMFGVFEHTVNEKFVKLFRGFDDVFFAPHSRHTEVRIEDVEKVPELQILSTSKDAGLYICASRNGRQIFVTGHPEYDPCTLKLEYERDIAKNLKINIPKNYFPGDDPTKDPIVNWRSHANLLYANWLNYYVYQETPYDLNELR, encoded by the coding sequence GTGCCGATAAAAATACCTGATAATCTTCCTGCAATGGAAATTCTAAGCAACGAAAATATTTTTGTAATGGGATACGAGAGGGCTTTTCACCAGGATATACGTCCTTTACGAATAGCCATATTAAATATCATGCCCACAAAGATAGCAACAGAAACCCAGCTTTTGAGGCTGTTAAGTAATACACCTCTACAAGTGGATATTGTATTGTTACATCCTGCTTCATACACTTCAAAGAATACTCCCGCAGAACATTTAGAAACTTTTTATAAAACTTTTAATGAAGTTAAGGATGAAAAATTTGACGGTTTGGTAATTACTGGTGCACCAGTAGAAAACATGGATTTCGAAGAAGTTGCCTATTGGGAAGAATTGAAAGAAATTATGGAGTGGAGCAAAACCAGTGTATTCTCTACTCTGCATATATGCTGGGGAGCACAGGCAGGATTATACTATCATTATAAAATTCCAAAGTATCCGTTAAAGGAGAAAATGTTTGGAGTATTTGAACATACAGTAAATGAAAAATTTGTGAAACTTTTCAGAGGCTTTGATGATGTATTCTTTGCACCTCATTCACGGCATACGGAAGTGAGAATAGAAGATGTTGAAAAGGTGCCTGAGCTCCAAATCCTGTCTACATCGAAGGATGCCGGATTATATATTTGTGCCTCAAGGAATGGAAGGCAGATTTTTGTAACTGGCCATCCTGAGTACGATCCCTGTACATTGAAACTGGAATATGAGCGTGATATTGCAAAAAATTTGAAGATTAATATACCTAAAAATTATTTTCCAGGGGATGATCCTACAAAGGATCCAATTGTTAATTGGAGAAGTCATGCAAACCTCCTCTATGCTAATTGGCTGAATTATTATGTTTACCAGGAGACACCTTATGATTTAAATGAATTGAGGTGA
- a CDS encoding polysaccharide deacetylase family protein, translating to MYINYSKQNGEDNISQNDIKNNGSENQNLENNNTIEDNTANDNTNTNDTENNETENNDSSNDNETRPPIDLSVVKPNESGKIMVVMFHNFIKEYKSGDKEFTTTFDEFRKLLDTLYEKDYRLISLSDYLNNNISVPAGFIPMVFTFDDGTSGQFNLIEKDGTLVANPDSAVGILEEFNKTHPDFGLKGTFFVNLGLNTFPGAGTLTQRLEYLINKGFEIGNHTYTHIRLNEAKTAEEVQREIGGNYKKMLELVPGYKMSLFSLPYGLPASDLRNFVIEGEFEGIKYQNKVIVEVGANPALSPVSKDFNPLSTPRVRSQGIEPVYMDLTWWLENLSREEQYVSDGDPDTITVPKEREHLIDKSKLEGRNLIIY from the coding sequence ATGTATATAAATTATTCTAAACAAAACGGTGAGGATAATATATCCCAAAATGATATTAAAAATAATGGTTCGGAGAATCAAAACCTGGAGAATAATAATACAATCGAGGACAATACTGCAAATGATAATACAAACACCAATGATACAGAGAATAATGAGACAGAGAATAATGACTCATCGAATGATAATGAAACACGTCCTCCTATTGACTTATCTGTGGTAAAGCCTAATGAATCAGGCAAAATTATGGTGGTTATGTTTCATAACTTTATTAAAGAATATAAATCAGGAGATAAAGAGTTTACAACTACATTTGATGAATTCAGGAAGTTGCTTGATACTTTATATGAAAAGGATTATAGATTAATAAGCCTGAGTGATTATTTAAACAATAATATTTCTGTACCGGCAGGATTTATACCTATGGTATTTACCTTTGATGATGGTACAAGCGGCCAGTTTAATTTGATAGAAAAAGACGGTACACTTGTTGCTAATCCTGATTCTGCCGTTGGTATTTTAGAGGAATTCAATAAAACGCATCCCGATTTTGGCCTAAAGGGTACCTTCTTTGTAAATCTGGGGCTTAACACTTTTCCCGGAGCCGGAACTCTTACCCAAAGATTGGAGTATCTTATAAATAAAGGTTTTGAAATCGGAAATCATACCTATACTCATATAAGGCTTAACGAAGCGAAAACAGCCGAAGAAGTACAAAGGGAAATAGGTGGAAACTACAAAAAAATGCTTGAATTAGTTCCCGGATATAAGATGTCATTATTTTCACTGCCATATGGACTTCCTGCTTCAGACTTAAGAAATTTTGTTATAGAGGGCGAGTTTGAAGGTATTAAGTATCAAAACAAAGTAATAGTCGAAGTTGGTGCCAATCCGGCATTATCACCTGTCAGCAAGGATTTTAATCCTCTTTCTACACCCCGGGTTAGGTCTCAGGGGATAGAACCTGTTTACATGGATTTGACCTGGTGGCTTGAAAATCTTTCCAGAGAAGAACAGTATGTAAGCGACGGAGATCCTGACACCATCACTGTGCCAAAAGAAAGAGAACATTTAATTGATAAAAGCAAACTGGAAGGACGTAATTTGATTATATACTAG
- a CDS encoding AAA family ATPase, protein MRPRYLEIEGLQSFKEVQKVDFDKLGETGLFGIFGPTGSGKSTVLDAITLALYGNVQRALRGTHGIMNIYSDNLRVVYTFDLQKDKLRKTYKVERVYKRKKGSENFIEVKLARLSDITGEGNVIIADKPSEVTSKVEELLGLNLDDFTRSVVLPQNKFQEFLFLEKSKRREMLERIFYLEEYGRNLSEKVNRKLNATKNKLSNIEGALSALGDISEKSLIEAEKKVQEARDLKEKVDKELKNLELNLNQAREVWDLVKELNFILEKEETYISKQPEIDLMKKQYEESMKAEGLKELIEQYRSTGKKLYDTVSQLDTLLQEINNTENVLKDIRKHYEICKKSFDEEIPRLVELKTKLESALELRKEADDLEKKLKVLREEYVSLKLKIESKEKEIHKKKTDLSECENKIQEYSKTIENLKVDIDYRSQVQAALRIQDETEALRKEKDRHEILVKELTKKTEILEEKLAVIELEKNKELSLLEGLKNEQIAQKNSKPDDRDNILKDINTYHNIKAICQSLKYKRKDIDDLKVVSEEVHRNIEQYIIKYNEAEKYRDSLYEELEKLKTDAEQARKEYEKNSAYILALNLKKGEPCPVCGSVNHPAPASAHNNMQEMDVLEEKLKDIRENLGSLEIKARESDSECIKLKEQLEGLRNKLKQTREEISKKENEYEALASNLPENIRSINPEQMDYELEKINNNNLSRLKAVDEWENNINALEKKIADLNNTVSRYLADENGIKAELRVNRENLAQEKNRLKASSEQYTGKLSEMNAIKNRLGIADIITEIRRIEENDRKVEALRKNIENQQNRSKEIRENIEKLTWEKQEMLTRYSALEADGKTISSQKKEKEERITLLAGQGDIYAQLANVEEKIIRIQQEEKKYFELISKTEAKYNELNTQRAALENQKSLYEKYLNVEKQQLYNALEEKGFTSIEQAEKSIIPQNERDKMAEIIKDYEQARINLKANRELLQKKLNGRSISESEWDDINGRYNEKRKERDDSIALYESARNTYASVKKNFDIWVGLIKEYKEYSRKCDMLEHIQKLLRGNSFVEFVAEERLRYIAKEASQTLGILTKYRYALELDSESGFVIRDNMQGGIHRLVTSLSGGETFLTSLSLALALSKQIQLKGQSPLEFFFLDEGFGTLDGNLLDTVIDSLERISSSDRVIGLISHIPEVKNRVARRLIVEPPTSEGVGTRVYIEKA, encoded by the coding sequence TTGAGACCACGGTACCTTGAGATAGAGGGGCTTCAAAGTTTCAAAGAAGTCCAGAAGGTGGACTTTGATAAACTTGGAGAAACCGGCCTGTTTGGTATTTTTGGGCCCACCGGGAGCGGAAAATCTACAGTATTGGATGCAATCACTCTGGCTTTATATGGTAATGTCCAGAGAGCCTTAAGGGGAACTCATGGCATAATGAATATTTATTCAGACAATCTGAGGGTTGTCTATACTTTTGATCTTCAAAAGGACAAACTGAGGAAGACATATAAAGTTGAAAGGGTTTATAAAAGGAAAAAAGGCTCTGAGAACTTTATTGAAGTTAAATTGGCAAGGCTATCAGATATTACTGGTGAAGGTAATGTGATAATTGCAGACAAACCCAGTGAAGTTACAAGTAAAGTGGAAGAATTGCTGGGTTTAAATTTAGATGATTTTACTCGTTCAGTTGTTTTGCCCCAGAATAAGTTCCAGGAATTTCTTTTTCTGGAAAAATCTAAAAGGAGAGAAATGCTGGAAAGGATTTTCTATCTTGAGGAATATGGAAGGAATTTATCTGAAAAAGTAAACAGGAAGCTTAATGCAACAAAGAATAAATTATCAAATATTGAAGGAGCACTTTCGGCACTTGGAGATATTTCTGAAAAATCCCTCATTGAAGCAGAAAAAAAAGTTCAGGAAGCCAGGGATTTGAAGGAGAAGGTAGATAAGGAACTAAAAAATCTGGAATTAAATTTAAACCAGGCAAGGGAAGTTTGGGACCTTGTAAAGGAACTTAATTTTATATTAGAAAAGGAAGAAACGTACATATCAAAACAGCCAGAGATTGATTTAATGAAAAAACAATATGAGGAATCAATGAAGGCTGAAGGTTTAAAAGAATTAATAGAACAGTACAGGAGTACCGGTAAAAAACTCTATGATACGGTATCACAACTTGATACACTATTGCAGGAAATTAATAACACCGAAAATGTTCTAAAAGATATACGGAAGCATTATGAGATCTGTAAGAAAAGCTTTGATGAAGAAATACCAAGGTTAGTGGAGTTGAAAACAAAGCTTGAAAGTGCTTTGGAATTAAGAAAGGAAGCAGATGATCTTGAAAAGAAGCTGAAAGTACTGCGGGAAGAATATGTTTCACTGAAATTAAAAATTGAATCAAAGGAAAAAGAAATCCATAAAAAGAAAACTGATTTATCTGAGTGTGAAAACAAAATTCAGGAATATAGTAAAACTATTGAGAATTTAAAAGTAGATATTGATTATAGAAGCCAGGTGCAGGCTGCATTAAGAATACAAGATGAAACTGAAGCTTTAAGAAAAGAAAAAGATAGACATGAGATTTTAGTAAAGGAATTGACAAAAAAGACAGAGATTTTGGAGGAGAAACTTGCTGTAATAGAACTGGAGAAAAATAAAGAATTAAGCTTGCTTGAAGGATTGAAAAATGAGCAGATTGCTCAAAAGAATTCGAAGCCAGATGACAGAGATAATATTCTTAAGGATATTAACACTTACCATAATATAAAGGCTATTTGTCAAAGTTTAAAGTATAAAAGAAAAGATATTGACGACCTTAAAGTTGTTTCTGAAGAAGTACATAGAAATATTGAACAGTACATCATTAAATATAATGAAGCTGAAAAATACAGAGATTCTTTATATGAAGAATTAGAAAAACTAAAGACCGATGCTGAACAAGCCAGAAAGGAATACGAAAAGAATTCAGCTTATATATTGGCGCTTAATCTTAAAAAAGGTGAACCTTGCCCTGTTTGTGGGTCAGTTAACCATCCTGCTCCGGCATCAGCCCATAATAACATGCAGGAGATGGATGTTCTTGAAGAAAAACTGAAAGATATCCGGGAAAATCTGGGCAGCCTTGAGATTAAAGCCAGGGAATCTGATAGTGAATGCATAAAATTGAAAGAACAGCTTGAGGGATTAAGAAACAAGCTGAAACAAACCAGGGAAGAAATATCCAAGAAAGAAAATGAATATGAGGCATTAGCCTCAAATCTTCCCGAGAATATAAGAAGTATTAATCCGGAACAAATGGATTATGAACTGGAGAAAATCAACAATAATAATCTGTCAAGATTGAAGGCAGTGGATGAATGGGAAAATAATATTAATGCTCTTGAGAAAAAAATAGCGGATTTAAATAATACTGTTTCCAGATATTTAGCTGATGAAAACGGAATCAAAGCAGAATTGAGAGTAAACAGGGAAAACCTCGCCCAGGAAAAAAATAGACTAAAGGCTTCTTCAGAGCAATATACCGGTAAGCTTTCAGAAATGAATGCTATAAAAAACAGGCTAGGTATAGCAGATATTATTACTGAGATAAGACGAATAGAAGAAAATGACCGTAAAGTGGAAGCACTAAGAAAAAATATTGAGAATCAACAAAATCGTTCAAAGGAAATAAGAGAAAATATTGAAAAGCTTACATGGGAAAAACAGGAAATGCTTACCAGATATAGCGCTCTGGAAGCAGATGGAAAAACCATTAGTTCTCAAAAGAAAGAGAAAGAAGAAAGAATAACTTTGTTGGCAGGACAAGGCGACATTTATGCTCAACTGGCCAATGTTGAAGAAAAAATAATCCGTATACAGCAGGAAGAAAAGAAGTATTTTGAACTAATTAGTAAAACCGAAGCAAAGTATAATGAACTCAATACCCAGAGGGCGGCATTAGAAAACCAAAAAAGTTTATATGAGAAATATCTTAATGTAGAAAAACAACAATTATATAATGCACTGGAAGAAAAAGGTTTCACTAGTATCGAACAAGCAGAAAAATCGATTATTCCGCAGAATGAACGGGATAAAATGGCTGAGATTATAAAGGATTATGAACAAGCAAGAATAAATCTTAAGGCAAACAGGGAACTATTACAGAAAAAACTGAACGGGCGAAGTATAAGTGAATCTGAGTGGGATGATATAAACGGGAGATATAATGAAAAAAGAAAAGAAAGAGATGACAGCATTGCTTTATATGAAAGTGCAAGAAATACATATGCATCTGTTAAAAAGAATTTTGACATATGGGTAGGACTTATAAAAGAGTACAAGGAATATAGCCGTAAATGTGACATGCTTGAACATATACAAAAACTTTTAAGAGGAAACAGTTTTGTTGAGTTTGTTGCTGAAGAGAGATTGAGATATATAGCAAAAGAAGCTTCCCAAACTCTTGGAATACTGACCAAATACAGGTATGCACTGGAATTGGATTCTGAAAGCGGTTTTGTTATAAGAGACAATATGCAGGGTGGCATCCACAGACTGGTAACATCCCTTTCCGGCGGTGAAACGTTTTTAACATCCTTATCTCTCGCCCTTGCTTTGTCAAAGCAAATACAATTGAAAGGACAGAGTCCTTTGGAATTCTTTTTTCTTGACGAAGGTTTTGGTACACTTGACGGAAACTTGCTAGATACGGTAATCGATTCACTGGAAAGGATAAGTTCCTCTGATAGGGTAATCGGGCTGATAAGCCATATTCCTGAAGTTAAAAACAGGGTAGCAAGAAGACTGATAGTAGAACCTCCAACTTCTGAGGGAGTGGGAACCCGTGTTTACATAGAAAAAGCGTAG
- a CDS encoding homocysteine synthase — MERKLKFDTLQVHAGQEPDPTTGSRAVPIYQTTSYVFRNVEHAANLFSLKEVGNIYTRIMNPTTDVFEKRMAALEGGVGALALASGSAAITYAILNLAGAGDEIVSASTLYGGTYNLFAVTLPKYGINTTFVNPDNPENFRRAITDKTKALYIETIGNPGINLVDIEEVAKIAHENGIPLIVDNTFGTPYLIRPFEYGADIVVHSATKYIGGHGTSIGGVIVDSGRFPWAESGKFPGFTEPDPSYHGIVYAEALGPLAYITKARVQLLRDMGAAISPFNSFLLLLGLETLSLRIERHVSNTKKITEFLKGHKAVSWVNYPALEDNKYYKLSQKYFPKGPGAIFTFGIKGGLKAGIKFIESLKIFSHLANVADAKSLVIHPASTTHSQLSEEAQLSSGVTPDMIRVSVGIEDPEDLIYDLDQALTKSLEV, encoded by the coding sequence ATGGAAAGAAAATTAAAATTTGATACCCTACAGGTGCATGCAGGTCAGGAACCCGATCCTACCACAGGTTCAAGGGCGGTTCCTATATACCAGACTACATCATATGTGTTCAGGAACGTGGAACATGCAGCTAATCTCTTCTCACTAAAAGAAGTTGGAAATATATATACAAGAATTATGAACCCCACTACAGATGTCTTTGAAAAAAGAATGGCTGCTCTCGAAGGCGGAGTAGGAGCTTTGGCTTTGGCTTCAGGTTCAGCGGCTATTACATATGCCATCCTTAATCTTGCAGGTGCCGGAGATGAGATAGTGTCTGCAAGTACACTATATGGAGGCACGTATAATCTTTTTGCAGTCACCCTGCCCAAATATGGTATTAATACAACTTTTGTTAATCCTGACAACCCAGAGAATTTTAGAAGAGCAATAACAGATAAAACAAAAGCTTTGTATATAGAGACAATTGGAAATCCGGGAATAAACCTTGTGGATATTGAGGAAGTGGCAAAGATAGCACACGAAAATGGAATACCCTTAATAGTTGATAATACTTTCGGTACCCCGTATTTAATAAGACCTTTTGAGTATGGAGCAGATATTGTAGTACATTCAGCAACCAAATATATTGGAGGCCATGGGACTTCAATCGGTGGTGTTATTGTGGATTCAGGCAGGTTCCCCTGGGCTGAGAGTGGTAAATTCCCGGGATTTACTGAACCTGATCCGAGTTATCATGGAATAGTATATGCAGAAGCATTGGGACCCCTTGCTTATATTACTAAGGCCAGAGTACAACTGCTAAGAGATATGGGGGCGGCTATAAGTCCCTTTAATTCATTTCTTCTTCTACTGGGATTGGAAACTCTTTCATTAAGAATAGAACGTCATGTAAGTAATACAAAAAAGATTACAGAATTTTTAAAAGGTCATAAAGCTGTATCCTGGGTAAATTATCCTGCTCTTGAAGATAATAAATATTATAAGCTTTCACAGAAATATTTCCCAAAGGGGCCCGGGGCTATATTTACCTTTGGAATTAAGGGAGGATTAAAGGCGGGAATAAAATTTATTGAAAGCCTAAAAATTTTCTCTCACCTGGCGAATGTGGCTGATGCGAAATCCCTGGTAATACACCCGGCAAGCACAACCCATTCCCAATTGTCTGAAGAAGCCCAGTTATCATCAGGAGTAACACCTGACATGATAAGAGTATCTGTAGGTATAGAAGATCCTGAAGACCTTATTTATGACCTTGATCAAGCACTTACTAAGTCGTTGGAAGTATAG
- the argH gene encoding argininosuccinate lyase, producing MKLWGGRFQKSTDKSVDDFNSSISFDSRMYKEDIEGSIAHAKMLGKCNIIPEEDSELIQKTLLEILSDIEKGSIEFEVDAEDIHMNIEKILISRIGEPGKKLHTARSRNDQVALDIRMYLRNETKNIINMLSELERTLLHIAENHIDTIMPGYTHLQRAQPITFSHHIMAYFQMFRRDIERLLDCLKRINIMPLGSCALAGTTYKLDRNMVAEELGFDAITENSLDGVSDRDFVIEMASCLSILMMHLSRFSEEIILWSSHEFSFIELDDAYSTGSSIMPQKKNPDVAELVRGKTGRVYGNLMALLTVMKALPLAYNKDMQEDKESIFDSIDTVKMCIPVFTNMLNTLRINKDKMHKAAQGGFINATDVADYLVKKGIPFRSAHEIVGKMVFYCIQQQKAIEELSLDELKSFSDKIDHDIYEEISLEKCVSSRNVPGGPAGNRVKETIESGYKFIEQLQY from the coding sequence ATGAAACTTTGGGGCGGAAGATTCCAGAAAAGTACTGATAAATCTGTGGATGATTTTAATTCCTCCATTAGTTTTGACAGCAGAATGTATAAGGAAGATATTGAAGGAAGTATAGCCCATGCAAAAATGCTGGGAAAGTGCAATATTATTCCAGAAGAAGATTCTGAACTTATACAAAAGACCCTTCTTGAGATATTGTCAGATATAGAAAAAGGAAGTATTGAGTTTGAGGTTGATGCCGAAGATATTCATATGAATATTGAAAAAATCCTTATTTCCAGGATCGGTGAACCAGGTAAAAAACTGCATACAGCAAGAAGCCGCAATGACCAGGTTGCACTCGATATAAGGATGTACCTCCGGAATGAAACCAAGAACATTATTAATATGCTATCAGAACTGGAAAGAACCCTGCTTCATATTGCAGAAAATCATATTGACACAATAATGCCCGGCTATACCCATCTTCAAAGGGCTCAACCCATAACCTTTTCCCATCATATTATGGCATACTTTCAGATGTTCAGAAGAGACATTGAGCGATTACTGGATTGCCTAAAAAGAATAAATATTATGCCTCTTGGTTCATGTGCCCTTGCAGGAACAACCTATAAACTTGACAGAAATATGGTAGCTGAGGAACTCGGATTCGATGCTATTACAGAAAACAGCCTTGACGGAGTCAGTGACAGAGATTTTGTAATTGAGATGGCTTCCTGCCTTTCTATTTTAATGATGCATCTTAGCAGATTTAGTGAAGAAATTATACTCTGGTCCTCTCATGAGTTTTCATTTATTGAGCTGGACGACGCTTACAGTACAGGAAGCAGCATAATGCCTCAGAAAAAGAACCCTGATGTGGCAGAACTTGTAAGAGGCAAAACAGGAAGGGTTTATGGAAATCTTATGGCATTGCTTACTGTAATGAAAGCACTTCCCCTTGCTTATAACAAGGATATGCAGGAAGATAAAGAAAGCATTTTTGATTCCATCGATACTGTAAAAATGTGTATACCCGTATTTACTAATATGCTAAATACCTTGAGAATAAACAAAGATAAAATGCATAAAGCAGCTCAGGGTGGTTTTATTAACGCAACTGATGTTGCAGATTATCTTGTGAAAAAAGGTATACCTTTCAGAAGTGCCCATGAAATTGTTGGTAAAATGGTTTTTTATTGTATTCAACAACAAAAGGCTATTGAAGAACTTTCTTTAGACGAATTAAAGAGTTTTTCAGATAAAATTGACCATGACATTTATGAAGAAATAAGCCTGGAAAAATGCGTATCAAGCAGAAATGTTCCAGGAGGTCCTGCAGGAAACAGAGTAAAAGAAACAATCGAGAGTGGCTATAAATTTATTGAACAACTGCAGTATTAA
- a CDS encoding exonuclease SbcCD subunit D, which translates to MRILHTSDWHLGRTLENINRIDEQKQFIDELCDKADKEDIDLVLVAGDIFDTYNPSAAAEELFFEAINKLNKGGKRAVVVIAGNHDNPERLCASSSLAFRNGIILLGYPSSYPAGEKNDDNSIRVVNSGPGWLELFIEGCEHNAVIITLPYPSEARLDEVLTEELEENKLQRAYSDRVGSIFETLSSHFRDDTVNLVVSHIFVRGGITSKDSERTIQVGGAMTVDPEVLPSKAHYVALGHLHKPQKVKDAPCPAYYSGSPLAYSFSEAGQSKEVFIADIIPGKEPYIKEEYLNCGKPLVKWTARQGIEEALNWCMEGRDLNAWIELEIFLDRPLTMEEQKKLRELNPGIINIKPIIATETSFIEGFEDREAKKIDELFKDYYKYKTGMEISDELMTIFLDVLNSEDQGEDGLTDSVMETTA; encoded by the coding sequence ATGCGCATACTTCATACCTCTGACTGGCATTTAGGCAGGACCCTTGAGAATATAAACAGAATAGATGAGCAAAAACAGTTTATTGATGAATTGTGTGACAAAGCCGACAAAGAGGATATAGACCTGGTTCTTGTGGCAGGAGATATATTTGACACATATAATCCTTCTGCAGCCGCTGAAGAATTATTTTTCGAAGCCATAAACAAACTGAATAAAGGTGGAAAAAGGGCGGTTGTAGTAATTGCCGGAAATCATGACAATCCGGAAAGGCTATGTGCATCCAGTTCTCTTGCTTTTAGAAACGGTATTATTCTTTTAGGTTATCCATCCAGCTATCCCGCAGGTGAAAAAAACGATGATAATAGCATCAGAGTTGTAAATTCCGGCCCGGGATGGCTGGAACTGTTTATAGAGGGTTGTGAACATAATGCTGTAATAATTACACTTCCCTATCCATCTGAAGCACGTCTTGATGAGGTACTAACCGAGGAACTTGAGGAAAATAAACTCCAGAGAGCTTATTCCGACAGAGTGGGAAGCATATTTGAAACCCTATCCAGCCACTTCAGGGATGATACCGTTAATCTGGTGGTAAGCCATATCTTTGTAAGAGGAGGCATTACAAGTAAAGATTCTGAAAGAACTATCCAGGTGGGAGGGGCAATGACGGTGGATCCCGAGGTGCTGCCTTCAAAAGCCCACTATGTTGCCCTCGGCCATTTACATAAGCCACAAAAAGTTAAGGATGCTCCATGTCCTGCATATTATTCAGGCTCTCCTCTGGCATACAGCTTTTCTGAGGCCGGGCAAAGCAAAGAGGTGTTTATTGCAGATATAATCCCTGGGAAAGAACCTTACATAAAAGAGGAATACTTGAACTGCGGAAAGCCATTGGTGAAATGGACAGCAAGGCAAGGAATTGAAGAGGCTCTCAATTGGTGTATGGAGGGCAGGGACCTCAATGCATGGATTGAACTGGAAATTTTTTTGGACAGGCCTCTTACTATGGAGGAACAGAAAAAACTAAGGGAATTAAATCCGGGTATAATAAATATCAAGCCTATAATAGCTACAGAGACTAGCTTTATTGAAGGTTTCGAAGATAGGGAAGCCAAAAAGATTGATGAGCTGTTTAAAGACTATTATAAATACAAAACCGGTATGGAAATATCAGATGAGCTTATGACCATATTTCTTGATGTGTTAAATAGCGAAGACCAGGGAGAGGACGGACTAACGGATTCTGTTATGGAGACTACAGCATAA
- a CDS encoding argininosuccinate synthase — MGKSEKVVLAYSGGLDTSIIIPWLKENYNYEVIAMAADLGQGEELDNLNEKAIKTGASKIYIEDLKEEFVTDFIFPTLKAGAIYEGKYLLGTSFARPLIAKRLVEIAEKEGATAIAHGATGKGNDQVRFELTVKALAPHLKIIAPWRIWNIKSREDAIDYAQARNIQIPVTKKDNYSMDRNLWHLSHEGSDLEDPWNEPQYDKLLKLMVPPEKAPDKPAYVEIYFEKGIPKKVNGVEYGPVELIEVLNKLAGENGVGIADIVENRLVGMKSRGVYETPAGTVLYAAHRELELLCLDRDTLHYKDIVAQRFAELVYYGQWYTPLREAISAFVDVTQETVTGTVRMKLYKGNCMPAGAKSDYSLYNEELSTFGRDEVYNQKDAEGFINLFGLPMKVRALMLRNNKKDGSNK; from the coding sequence ATGGGAAAGAGTGAAAAAGTAGTACTAGCCTATTCCGGCGGACTTGATACATCTATTATCATACCTTGGTTAAAGGAAAACTATAATTATGAAGTAATAGCTATGGCAGCTGATTTAGGTCAGGGAGAGGAGCTAGACAACCTGAATGAAAAGGCAATAAAAACAGGTGCAAGTAAAATTTACATTGAGGATTTAAAGGAAGAATTTGTTACTGATTTTATTTTTCCTACTCTAAAGGCCGGCGCTATTTATGAAGGAAAATACCTTCTGGGTACCTCTTTTGCAAGGCCATTAATTGCTAAGAGATTGGTTGAAATTGCAGAAAAAGAAGGAGCTACTGCTATTGCACATGGTGCTACAGGTAAAGGCAATGACCAGGTAAGGTTTGAGCTTACAGTAAAAGCTTTGGCACCACATCTCAAAATAATAGCTCCGTGGAGAATATGGAATATTAAATCAAGAGAAGATGCCATCGATTATGCTCAAGCAAGAAATATTCAGATACCAGTTACAAAAAAGGATAACTACAGCATGGACAGGAACTTGTGGCATTTAAGCCACGAGGGATCAGATCTGGAAGACCCTTGGAATGAACCTCAGTATGATAAGCTGCTTAAGCTTATGGTTCCTCCTGAAAAAGCACCGGATAAGCCAGCTTATGTAGAAATATATTTTGAAAAAGGTATTCCCAAGAAAGTAAACGGTGTTGAGTATGGACCTGTAGAATTGATTGAAGTGCTTAACAAACTTGCAGGAGAAAATGGTGTAGGTATTGCAGACATAGTAGAGAACAGGCTTGTGGGTATGAAATCCAGAGGGGTATATGAAACTCCTGCGGGAACAGTCCTGTATGCCGCACACAGAGAATTAGAGTTACTATGCCTTGACAGGGATACTCTGCATTATAAAGATATTGTTGCCCAAAGATTTGCCGAACTGGTTTATTACGGACAATGGTACACACCACTCAGAGAAGCAATATCTGCATTTGTTGATGTGACTCAGGAAACTGTAACCGGAACAGTAAGAATGAAACTATATAAAGGAAACTGCATGCCTGCAGGTGCCAAGTCCGACTATTCCCTTTACAATGAAGAGCTTTCTACCTTTGGAAGAGACGAAGTTTACAACCAGAAAGATGCTGAAGGGTTTATTAACCTGTTTGGTTTGCCTATGAAGGTCAGAGCCCTAATGCTGAGGAATAACAAAAAGGATGGCAGTAATAAATAA